The following are encoded in a window of Planctomycetaceae bacterium genomic DNA:
- a CDS encoding galactose mutarotase → MKKRVLVLVLICSSFLYAQSAFKVEKKVFGQTPCGQNVNLYTLTNAKGIKVGLMDFGAALVSAVVPDSKGQFADIVLGYNNFNGYLCENPYFGGIVGRFGNRIANGRFTIDGVEYILNTNNNGQHLHGGIKGFDRVVWKSESFENEKGIGVKFSYLSKDGEENYPGNLNVTVVYTLTADNELKLDYTITTDKTTPVNLTQHGYWNLAGEGNGDILKHEMMINADKITPVDKVLIPTGELRDVKNTPFDFTAPAAIGARVDANDQQLKFGKGYDHNWVLNKTDNSLTPACKVSEPTSGRILEVYTTEPAMQFYCGNFLDGSITGKSGKPYNFRNAIVLEPQHFPDSPNHPEFPNTILKPGETYKSQTVYKFSCR, encoded by the coding sequence ATGAAAAAGAGAGTATTGGTTTTGGTTTTAATCTGCAGCAGCTTTCTTTACGCTCAATCCGCATTTAAAGTTGAGAAAAAAGTGTTTGGTCAGACACCCTGTGGCCAAAATGTAAACCTTTATACTCTAACTAATGCCAAAGGCATAAAAGTCGGTCTGATGGACTTCGGCGCGGCTCTGGTGTCAGCGGTTGTTCCGGACAGCAAAGGCCAATTTGCGGATATCGTTCTGGGCTATAATAATTTCAACGGCTATCTCTGCGAAAATCCGTATTTCGGCGGTATTGTCGGCAGATTCGGCAATCGCATCGCAAACGGCAGATTTACAATTGACGGTGTTGAATATATCCTCAATACAAACAATAACGGCCAGCATCTCCACGGCGGCATCAAGGGTTTCGACCGCGTGGTCTGGAAAAGCGAATCGTTTGAAAATGAAAAAGGCATCGGCGTAAAGTTCAGCTATTTGAGCAAGGACGGCGAAGAAAATTATCCAGGCAATTTGAATGTTACAGTTGTTTACACTTTGACCGCAGACAACGAATTGAAACTCGATTATACAATAACTACGGATAAAACGACTCCCGTGAACCTGACACAGCACGGCTATTGGAATCTTGCAGGCGAAGGCAACGGCGATATTCTTAAACACGAGATGATGATTAATGCTGATAAAATTACGCCTGTTGATAAAGTTCTTATTCCAACCGGCGAACTTCGCGATGTGAAAAATACTCCTTTCGATTTCACCGCACCGGCCGCTATTGGTGCAAGAGTTGACGCCAACGACCAGCAGCTTAAATTCGGCAAAGGTTACGACCATAACTGGGTTCTGAACAAAACTGATAATTCGCTGACGCCGGCGTGCAAAGTTTCAGAGCCGACAAGCGGCAGAATTCTGGAAGTTTACACGACCGAACCTGCTATGCAGTTTTATTGCGGAAACTTTTTGGATGGCTCAATCACAGGGAAAAGCGGCAAACCATATAATTTCAGAAATGCGATAGTACTCGAGCCGCAACATTTCCCGGATTCGCCGAACCATCCGGAATTTCCGAATACTATTTTGAAGCCCGGCGAAACATACAAATCGCAAACTGTTTATAAATTTAGCTGTCGGTAA